DNA sequence from the Tepidisphaeraceae bacterium genome:
GGCGGTCGGCGCAACGCTAGACGAGGCGCAGCCAAAGGGGATCGTCACCCATGCGTTAACGCATCGTCGATACGAGTTCACCGTCTTCGCAGCGGTCGCCTCCGATCGCTTTCCCAGCGGCCCGCGCACCTGGGCGACGCTGGGCGAGCTAGATCGCCTGCCACTTTCCAAGCCCCAGCTAAAGGTCGCCGCGATGGCGCACCAAATGGTGGAGTGACGATCCGCAGCCTCGGCCGTTGCATAGGCGTCTCCAACGCAATCCCCACGCGAACGGCATAACCGCATCGTTCCACTCATCCGTCAGGCCCATCAAACCCACCCCACCGCCCGCGAAGTCGCCAGTTTGCCCCGGCATGCGGCCAATCGTATATCAGACGTGCCCGGAAATGGTTGTTTTCACGAGGCGATTTATATGCAGGAGATCGATCGCGACCTTTCGCGCCCGTCCGTTGACCACGGCGACAGCCGGCCATCGACGCTGATCGTGCTGGCACTCATGATCGTGGCGGCGCTGTTGTTCAGCTACATCGGGGCCTACAACGTCTCGGTCACGCTGGTGAACGCCGACCTCATCGCCCCCTGGCCCGCCGGCAGCGACCCACGGCCCAAATGGATGGTCACCGGCTTCCTCACCGTCATCCTCACCTTCACCGTCGTCGGCACGCTCATGCGCTTCGCCAGCTGCCGCAGCTTGCGCGACTTGGACCGACTGGCGGATGATGAGTGAGGAGCAGCCAAGGCGGCTGAAGGCTGAAACGGTAGACGCCGATTGCCGTGCGCGCAAGTCGTGCCCGCATCGCAAAATGTCATCCCGATGGGAGCCTCAAGCGACCTGAGGGATCTCGAACCACGGACGGTGCGGGCCACGGGAGATCCCTCAGGTCGGCAAGCTTCCCATCGGGATGACACCTCCCTGACCAACGAAGGGGCTTTGTAAGCCAGCCTTAAGCCGACGGGTACGATGACAGTTGGCGTTGGGTGGGACGAGGATCGCTCACGCCGTCGCCGACGGCCGGCGCTCCAGCGCGACGGCGAGTTGTTGGAACACCAACGCCGTGTTCACGTTGCTGTCGAGATAATTCTCCGCCCGCACGATCACGTCGATCGCGTCGGCGGCGCGTTCCAAGTCCGTGTCGTTATCGCCCGTCAACTTCGTCCGCAGATGCTCGCTGGCCAGTCGCAGGTAAAGGCCGAGGCCCTCGCGCGTTGCCTGGTCCTTGCTGGAGAGCGCATCCCGCTCCAACTGTTTTTCCGCATATGCATCGGCGGACTTTTTGAACCAACCCCACAGGTCGTCGACCCGCCGGCCGGCGAACAGCGTGTCGAACATGCCGACCAGTTCCCGCGCGCGTGGAACGACGCCGTCGGTGATCCACTGCAACGCCTGACCGATGCTACCGCGCGCGAAGACCGCGGCGTCGCGCGCGTCGGCGTCGGCAATGCCGCGCTGCTTCAGCTGGGCCGTCACCACGTCGTCGGGCAACAGGCCAAACCGCACCAGTTGGCAACGGCTGCGAATCGTCTGCAATAGTGAGTCCGGTTGATCGGTCAGCAGCACGATCAGCGTCCGGCCGGCCGGTTCTTCCAGCGTCTTCAGCATCGCATTCTGGGCCGGCGCCTGCATCAGCTCGGCCTGTTCGACGATGAAGACCTTCCCGCGGCCCATCACCGACTTGCGCCCGGCCTTCTCGACCAGTTCTGGTCGAATCACGTCGATCGACAGCGTGGTGCCCTTGCTCTTGCCGGTCTTGTCGTGATAGCGGATGAGTTCTTTGAAGATGACGTGAAAGTCCGGATGCGACGACGCCGCCATGCCACGGCAGCTTTCGCATTGGCCACAGGGTTGGTCGCCTTGTGGTCGTTCGCAGAGGAAGACCGTCGCCAGCGCCCGGGCAGTCGTGCCCTTTCCAACCCCAATCGGCCCACCAAAGATGAACCCGTGCGGCAATCGATCGGCGAGCACCGCCTTGCGCAGCGTGCTGACCGCGCGGTCCTGGCCGAGGATGGCGTCGAAGGTGGTCATGCTTCTCTCTGGTCCCTCTCCCGGTACTCCGGGAGAGGCTAGGTGAGGGTGATTTGTGTTTTCAAAGTGGTCAGCAGTTCGAAATCACCCTCACCCTAACCCTCTCCCGGCGTACCGGGAGAGGGAATCGTATTCATCACCGCCCGCACCACGTCTTCATGCACCGCCTGCTTCTCGCGGTCGGCGCGCACCACGCGATACGTCAGCGGATCGGCGGCGGCCTGGGCGAGATAGTTGGCCCGCACGCGCTCGTGATAATCCATCGGCCGGCGCTCGATGCGGTCCTTGGCGACGAGGTCGGTGGCGTCCTTGAACAGCAGCTTGGGTTGGACGCGCTCCATGCTCGCCTCAGCCGACATGTCGAGCAAAACCGTTAAGTCCGGCCAGCGCCCACCCACCGCAATGTCGCCCACGGCGCGAATCTCGGTTGCCGTCAGACCGTCGCCGCCCAGTTGGTAGGCAAGCGTGCTGCTGATGAAGCGGTCGCTGAGGACCACCATGCCGTCGTCGAGCGCCGGGCGGATCGTCTGGGCCATCATTTGAGCGCGCGCGGCCATGTAGAGCAGCATCTCGCAGCGCATGCGCATTTCGTCGTGGTCGGGGTTCAGCAGGATCGCGCGGATCTGCTCGCCGATGCGCGTGGTGCCGGGGTCGCGCACGAGCATGACGCGCAGGCCGTCGGCCTCCAGCTGGCGGCGCAGCAGTTCGGCCTGCGTGCTCTTGCCGCAGCCCTCGGTGCCGTCGAAGACGATGAACTTGCCGTGCAGGTCGGTCATGTGCCAGGGGACATGGTAACGGCACCGGCAGGAATTTCACGGGGGCCGGATGAGGCGTTCGACATCTCGTGCATTGGTCGCGCCCGCTGGACAGCTGGATCACTCATCACGACGCGGCACGGCGTTCGCGGGCTCGCACGGCAACCGCAGCAGGAGTACCGCACATGCCCCATGACGAAAGTTCCCGCAGGCAGTTCTTGATCGCCTCCAGCGCCGCGCTGCTGACCGCCGGCCTCGCCCGCGCGCAGGCCACGTTGCCGCCTTTGGCGCCACCGGACAAGCAGCCGCCCGATCTGAATGTGCCGAAGCCTGTCGCGAAAATGGCGGGCTGGGCGGTCGTGGGGCTGGGGCAGTTGGCGTTAGGCGAAGTGTTGCCGCAGTTCGCCACATGTAAGCTGTCGCGGCCCACGGCGCTGGTCAGTGGTCATCGGGACAAGGCCGAGCAGGTGGCGGCGACGTACGGCGTGCCGACCGACCACATCTACAACTACCATAACTACAACGAACTGAAGAATGATGCCAC
Encoded proteins:
- a CDS encoding DNA polymerase III subunit delta'; the encoded protein is MTTFDAILGQDRAVSTLRKAVLADRLPHGFIFGGPIGVGKGTTARALATVFLCERPQGDQPCGQCESCRGMAASSHPDFHVIFKELIRYHDKTGKSKGTTLSIDVIRPELVEKAGRKSVMGRGKVFIVEQAELMQAPAQNAMLKTLEEPAGRTLIVLLTDQPDSLLQTIRSRCQLVRFGLLPDDVVTAQLKQRGIADADARDAAVFARGSIGQALQWITDGVVPRARELVGMFDTLFAGRRVDDLWGWFKKSADAYAEKQLERDALSSKDQATREGLGLYLRLASEHLRTKLTGDNDTDLERAADAIDVIVRAENYLDSNVNTALVFQQLAVALERRPSATA
- the tmk gene encoding dTMP kinase; translation: MTDLHGKFIVFDGTEGCGKSTQAELLRRQLEADGLRVMLVRDPGTTRIGEQIRAILLNPDHDEMRMRCEMLLYMAARAQMMAQTIRPALDDGMVVLSDRFISSTLAYQLGGDGLTATEIRAVGDIAVGGRWPDLTVLLDMSAEASMERVQPKLLFKDATDLVAKDRIERRPMDYHERVRANYLAQAAADPLTYRVVRADREKQAVHEDVVRAVMNTIPSPGTPGEG